Proteins from a single region of Argiope bruennichi chromosome 6, qqArgBrue1.1, whole genome shotgun sequence:
- the LOC129971706 gene encoding uncharacterized protein LOC129971706, which produces MSDDDNSHKKGLSYNPLLTKCHFSCTVRIFYNDNHQLIQFHSLPPPPLAPQALHHTLITHSATTIPTPHALITHSATTIPTPHAPITHSATTIPTPHALITHSATTIPTTHSLPIPPPQFQQPTHYPFRHHNSNNPLITHSATTIPTTHSLPIPPPQFQQPTHYPFRHHNSNNPLITHSATTIPTPHSLPIPPPPPKFQHPTH; this is translated from the coding sequence ATGAGCGATGATGACAATTCGCACAAAAAAGGCCTCTCGTACAACCCCCTGCTCACCAAATGCCACTTCTCTTGCACTGTCcgtattttttataatgataaccACCAACTAATACAATTCCATTCATTACCCCCTCCGCCACTAGCTCCGCAAGCCCTACACCAcacactcattacccattccgccaCCACAATTCCCACACCACAtgcactcattacccattccgccaCCACAATTCCCACACCACATGCACCCATTACCCATTCCGCCACCACAATTCCCACACCACAtgcactcattacccattccgccaCCACAATTCCAACAAcccactcattacccattccgccaCCACAATTCCAACAAcccactcattacccattccgccaCCACAATTCCAACAAcccactcattacccattccgccaCCACAATTCCAACAAcccactcattacccattccgccaCCACAATTCCAACAAcccactcattacccattccgccaCCACAATTCCAACAAcccactcattacccattccgccaCCACAATTCCAACACcccactcattacccattccACCACCACCTCCAAAATTCCAACATCCCACTCATTAA